A single window of Callithrix jacchus isolate 240 chromosome 6, calJac240_pri, whole genome shotgun sequence DNA harbors:
- the VIL1 gene encoding villin-1, whose amino-acid sequence MTKLSAQVKSSLNITTPGLQIWRIEAMQMVPVPSSTFGSFFDGDCYIILAIHKTASNLSYDIHYWIGQNSSQDEQGAAAIYTTQMDDFLKGRAVQHREVQGNESEAFRGYFKQGIVIQKGGVASGMKHVETNSFDVQRLLHVKGKRNVVAGEVEMSWKSFNRGDVFLLDLGKLIIQWNGPESNRMERLRGMTLAKEIRDQERGGRTYIGVVDGENESASPQLMEVMNYVLGKRRELKAAVPDTVVEPALKAALKLYHVSDSEGNLVMREIATRPLTQNLLSHEDCYILDQGGLKIYVWKGKNANEREKKGAVNYALNFIKAKQYPPSTQVEVQNDGAESAVFQQLFQKWTVPNRTSGLGKTHTVGSVAKVEQVKFDASSMHVQPQVAAQQKMVDDGSGDVQVWRIEDLELAPVDSKWLGHFYGGDCYLLLYTYLIGEKQHYLLYIWQGSQASQDEIAASAYQAVILDQKYNGEPVQIRVPMGKEPPHLMSIFKGRMVVYQGGTSRGNNLEPGPSTRLFQVQGTRASNTKAFEVPARASSLNSNDVFVLKTQSCCYLWCGKGCSGDEREMAKMVADTISRTEKQVVVEGQEPANFWMALGGKAPYANTKRLQEENLVITPRLFECSNQTGRFLAIEIPDFSQDDLEEDDVFLLDVWDQVFFWIGKHANEEEKKAAAATVQEYLKTHPSGRDPETPIIVVKQGHEPPTFTGWFLAWDPFKWSNTKSYEDLKEELGNSRDWSQITAEITSPKVDVFNANTNLSSGPLPIFPLEKLVNKPVEELPEGVDPSRKEEHLSIEDFTQAFGMTPTAFSALPRWKQQNLKKEKGLF is encoded by the exons ATGACCAAGCTGAGCGCCCAAGTCAAAAGCTCTCTCAACATCACTACCCCAGGGCTGCAGATATGGAGGATTGAG GCCATGCAGATGGTACCTGTTCCTTCCAGCACCTTTGGGAGCTTCTTCGATGGTGACTGCTACATCATCTTGGCT ATCCACAAGACGGCCAGCAACCTGTCCTATGACATCCACTACTGGATTGGCCAGAACTCCTCCCAGGATGAGCAGGGGGCAGCTGCCATCTACACCACACAGATGGACGACTTCCTGAAGGGCCGGGCCGTGCAGCACCGCGAGGTCCAGGGCAATGAGAGCGAGGCCTTCCGAGGCTACTTCAAGCAAGGCATTGT GATCCAGAAAGGGGGCGTGGCTTCTGGCATGAAGCATGTGGAGACCAACTCCTTTGATGTCCAGAGGCTGCTGCATGTCAAGGGCAAGAGGAACGTGGTAGCTGGAGAG GTAGAGATGTCCTGGAAGAGTTTCAACCGGGGGGATGTTTTCCTCCTGGACCTCGGGAAGCTAATCATCCAGTGGAACGGACCTGAAAGTAACCGCATGGAGAGACTCAGG GGCATGACTCTGGCCAAGGAGATCCGAGACCAGGAGCGAGGAGGGCGCACCTACATAGGTGTGGtggatggagagaatgaatcggCATCTCCGCAGCTGATGGAGGTGATGAACTACGTGCTGGGCAAGCGCCGTGAGCTGAAGGCAGCTGTGCCCGACACGGTGGTGGAGCCGGCGCTCAAGGCCGCACTCAAGCTGTACCA TGTGTCTGACTCCGAGGGGAATCTGGTGATGAGGGAAATCGCCACGCGGCCGCTGACGCAAAACCTGCTCAGTCACGAG GACTGTTACATCCTGGACCAGGGGGGCCTGAAGATTTACGTGTGGAAGGGGAAGAATGCCAATGAGCGGGAGAAGAAGGGAGCCGTGAACTATGCACTG AACTTCATCAAAGCCAAGCAGTACCCACCAAGCACACAGGTGGAGGTGCAGAATGACGGGGCAGAGTCGGCCGTCTTTCAGCAACTCTTCCAGAAGTGGACCGTGCCCAACCGGACCTCAGGCCTGGGCAAAACCCACACTGTGGGCTCCGTGG CCAAGGTGGAGCAGGTGAAGTTCGATGCCTCGTCCATGCATGTCCAGCCTCAGGTGGCTGCCCAGCAGAAGATGGTGGATGATGGGAGTGGGGACGTGCAG GTGTGGCGCATTGAGGACCTAGAGCTGGCACCTGTGGATTCCAAGTGGCTAGGCCACTTCTATGGGGGCGACTGCTACCTGCTGCTCTACACCTACCTCATCGGCGAGAAGCAGCACTACCTACTCTACATCTGGCAG GGCAGCCAGGCCAGCCAAGATGAAATTGCTGCATCAGCTTATCAAGCTGTCATCCTCGACCAGAAGTACAATGGTGAACCAGTCCAGATCCGGGTCCCAATGGGCAAGGAGCCGCCTCATCTTATGTCCATCTTCAAGGGACGCATGGTTGTCTACCAG GGAGGCACCTCCCGAGGTAACAACTTGGAGCCTGGGCCCTCCACACGGCTGTTCCAGGTCCAGGGAACCAGAGCCAGCAACACCAAGGCCTTTGAGGTCCCAGCGCGGGCCAGTTCCCTCAATTCCAATGATGTCTTTGTCCTCAAGACCCAGTCTTGCTGCTACCTATGGTGTGGGAAG GGCTGTAGTGGGGACGAGCGGGAGATGGCCAAGATGGTTGCTGACACCATCTCCCGGACAGAGAAGCAAGTGGTGGTGGAAGGGCAGGAGCCAGCCAACTTCTGGATGGCCCTGGGCGGGAAGGCTCCCTATGCCAACACCAAGAG ACTACAGGAAGAAAACCTGGTCATTACCCCCCGGCTCTTTGAATGTTCCAACCAGACTGGGCGCTTCCTGGCCATAGAGATCCCCGACTTCAGTCAGGACGACTTGGAAGAGGATGATGTGTTCCTACTAGATGTCTGGGACCAG GTCTTCTTCTGGATTGGGAAACATGCCAACGAGGAGGAGAAGAAGGCTGCAGCAGCCACGGTGCAGGAATACCTCAAGACCCATCCCAGCGGGCGTGACCCCGAAACCCCCATCATTGTGGTGAAGCAGGGACATGAGCCCCCCACCTTCACAGGCTGGTTCCTGGCTTGGGATCCCTTCAAGTGGAGT AACACAAAATCCTATGAGGACCTGAAGGAGGAGCTTGGCAACTCTAGAGACTGGAGCCAGATCACTGCT gAGATCACAAGCCCCAAAGTGGATGTGTTCAATGCTAACACCAACCTCAGTTCTGGGCCTCTGCCCATCTTCCCCCTGGAGAAGCTAGTGAACAAGCCTGTAGAGGAGCTCCCCGAGGGTGTGGACCCCAGCAGGAAGGAG GAACACCTGTCCATTGAAGATTTCACTCAGGCTTTCGGGATGACTCCAACTGCCTTCTCTGCTCTGCCTCGATGGAAGCAACAAaacctcaagaaagaaaaaggactaTTCTAA